The Vicia villosa cultivar HV-30 ecotype Madison, WI unplaced genomic scaffold, Vvil1.0 ctg.000436F_1_1, whole genome shotgun sequence genome includes a window with the following:
- the LOC131628237 gene encoding serine carboxypeptidase-like has translation MGFSKTFLSLFMSFILFSSSYATSRITLQQRFPSTTKFSSNQRAEQLIRSLNLFPKDSANIHGEYSIDDFVPGKIVEKTFSFLASSNGTSVEDLGHHAGYYSLPRSKSARMFYFFFESRSGAKDAPVVIWLTGGPGCASELALFYENGPFQIANDLSLVWNDYGWDKGSNIIFVDQPIGTGFSYSSDENDIPTDGTGVSDDLYSFLQAFYKEHPELVKNEFYITGESYAGHYIPALASRVHKGNKNKEGIPINFKGFAIGNGLTNPEIQYQAYTQFAVDNKLITKEDQADIDKLVPDCVEATKTCERQGGESCETALQQCQQIFTNILDIAGNINYYDITKKCEGQLCYDFSNLETFLNKKTVKDALRVGNIEFVSCSSTVYNALVQDWMLNYEKDIPSLLEDGIKVLIYAGDLDLICNWLGNSQWVHAMKWSGQEQFGASKTVPFLVDGKNAGSLNSYGPLSFLKVNGAGHMVPMDQPKAALQMLVTWIEGNLNGTKI, from the exons ATGGGATTCTCCAAAACCTTTCTGTCTCTTTTCATGTCCTTCATTTTATTCTCTTCATCTTATGCTACTTCTCGCATCACACTTCAACAACGTTTTCCATCAACAACAAAATTTTCATCAAACCAACGAGCTGAACAACTTATAAGAAGCTTGAACTTATTCCCAAAGGATTCAGCTAATATACATGGTGAATACTCTATCGATGATTTCGTCCCAGGAAAAATCGTAGAGAAGACATTTTCGTTTCTCGCTAGTTCTAATGGAACTTCTGTTGAAGACCTCGGTCACCATGCTGGATACTATTCGCTTCCTCGTTCCAAATCTGCAAG gatgttctattttttctttgaatCAAGAAGTGGTGCTAAGGATGCACCAGTTGTGATATGGTTGACTGGAGGTCCAGGTTGTGCTAGTGAACTAGCTTTGTTTTATGAGAATGGTCCTTTTCAAATTGCCAATGATTTGTCTCTGGTATGGAATGACTATGGCTGGGACAAG ggatcaaatattatttttgttgacCAGCCCATTGGGACGGGTTTTAGCTACAGTTCTGATGAAAATGATATTCCTACGGATGGAACTGGTGTTAGCGATGATTTGTACTCTTTCTTGCAG GCATTTTACAAGGAACACCCTGAATTGGTTAAGAATGAATTTTATATTACTGGAGAATCATATGCGGGACACTATATTCCAGCTCTTGCATCCCGAGTTCacaaaggaaacaaaaacaaagaaggaATTCCTATAAACTTCAAG ggTTTTGCTATTGGTAATGGGTTGACCAATCCAGAGATTCAATACCAAGCATACACTCAATTTGCAGTTGATAACAAATTGATCACAAAGGAAGATCAAGCGGATATCGACAAGTTGGTCCCAGATTGTGTAGAAGCCACCAAAACATGCG AGCGTCAAGGTGGAGAAAGTTGCGAAACAGCCTTACAACAATGTCAACAGATATTTACAAATATCTTAGACATTGCTGGCAACATTAAC TACTACGACATCACAAAGAAATGTGAAGGACAATTGTGTTATGATTTCTCAAATTTGGAGACATTTTTAAATAAGAAGACAGTTAAGGATGCGTTACGGGTTGGGAACATAGAGTTTGTTTCGTGCAGCAGTACAGTGTATAATGCTTTGGTTCAAGATTGGATGTTAAACTATGAAAAAGATATTCCTTCACTTCTTGAGGACGGAATCAAGGTTCTTATATATGCCGGAGACTTGGATCTTATTTGCAATTGGCTTG GGAATTCGCAATGGGTTCACGCCATGAAGTGGTCAGGTCAAGAACAATTCGGGGCGTCCAAAACAGTTCCGTTTTTGGTTGATGGTAAAAACGCGGGATCGTTGAATAGCTATGGACCACTCTCTTTTCTAAAG GTGAATGGTGCTGGACATATGGTTCCTATGGATCAACCAAAAGCTGCACTTCAGATGCTGGTTACCTGGATTGAAGGGAACCTGAACGggacaaaaatttaa